A genomic segment from Malus domestica chromosome 05, GDT2T_hap1 encodes:
- the LOC103429426 gene encoding phytolongin Phyl1.1-like isoform X1, with translation MLKACLFRRLQVELRINSNGVLVMGSVQNTVYYCCVSRGNRILYVHSSGDGEIDNLASLCLEKTPPFHRWYFETVGKRTYGFLIEDAYVYFTIVDDSLGNTGVLQFLEHLRDEFKKVSRKGSRGSLSSVMSSVGIQEQLVPVIHRLITSLENVSHGGSNWTAEASPSLHAGLSPSPSSANGQIEVANSTKAPLLGKSSKQDKKKAKEHVIAMRDIELEEHRKSTDRGVSIDSANSGSNNQAGAGSSIALQKDLGSMRIRSGSQSIRKKWCRQVRIVLAVDAAVCVILFVIWLWICHGIECIR, from the exons ATGCTCAAGGCTTGCCTTTTTCGGAG ACTACAAGTGGAATTGCGTATTAACTCTAACGGTGTACTAGTGATGGGTTCCGTTCAAAATACAGTTTACTACTGTTGTGTGTCAAGGGGTAACCGGATCCTCTACGTGCATAGTAGCGGAGATGGTGAAATTGACAACTTGGCTTCTTTGTGTTTGGAAAAGACTCCTCCTTTTCATAGGTGGTATTTTGAGACGGTTGGTAAAAGGACTTATGGTTTCTTAATTGAAGATGCCTATGTTTATTTCACAATTGTTGATGATAGTTTGGGGAATACCGGGGTTCTTCAGTTTTTAGAGCATTTGAGAGACGAATTCAAGAAGGTATCCAGGAAGGGTTCAAGGGGAAGTTTGTCGAGTGTTATGAGTTCTGTTGGCATACAAGAACAGCTAGTTCCTGTTATCCACCGCTTGATCACCTCCTTGGAGAACGTTTCTCACGGTGGTAGCAATTGGACAGCTGAAGCTTCTCCATCACTTCATGCTGGTCTTTCTCCATCACCAAGTAGTGCCAATGGTCAAATTGAAGTTGCCAATTCTACAAAAGCCCCTCTCTTGGGGAAGTCCAGCAAGCAAGACAAGAAGAAGGCTAAAGAGCATGTGATTGCAATGAGAGACATCGAGTTGGAGGAACATAGGAAATCTACGGATAGAGGAGTCAGTATTGACTCAGCTAATTCGGGTTCCAATAACCAAGCTGGAGCAGGTTCTTCAATTGCATTACAAAAGGATTTGGGATCAATGAGGATTAGGTCAGGTTCTCAAAGCATTCGAAAGAAGTGGTGCCGCCAAGTGCGAATTGTCCTTGCCGTTGATGCAGCTGTTTGTGTTATACTGTTTGTGATTTGGTTATGGATTTGTCATGGTATCGAGTGCATCCGTTGA
- the LOC103429426 gene encoding phytolongin Phyl1.1-like isoform X2 — translation MGSVQNTVYYCCVSRGNRILYVHSSGDGEIDNLASLCLEKTPPFHRWYFETVGKRTYGFLIEDAYVYFTIVDDSLGNTGVLQFLEHLRDEFKKVSRKGSRGSLSSVMSSVGIQEQLVPVIHRLITSLENVSHGGSNWTAEASPSLHAGLSPSPSSANGQIEVANSTKAPLLGKSSKQDKKKAKEHVIAMRDIELEEHRKSTDRGVSIDSANSGSNNQAGAGSSIALQKDLGSMRIRSGSQSIRKKWCRQVRIVLAVDAAVCVILFVIWLWICHGIECIR, via the coding sequence ATGGGTTCCGTTCAAAATACAGTTTACTACTGTTGTGTGTCAAGGGGTAACCGGATCCTCTACGTGCATAGTAGCGGAGATGGTGAAATTGACAACTTGGCTTCTTTGTGTTTGGAAAAGACTCCTCCTTTTCATAGGTGGTATTTTGAGACGGTTGGTAAAAGGACTTATGGTTTCTTAATTGAAGATGCCTATGTTTATTTCACAATTGTTGATGATAGTTTGGGGAATACCGGGGTTCTTCAGTTTTTAGAGCATTTGAGAGACGAATTCAAGAAGGTATCCAGGAAGGGTTCAAGGGGAAGTTTGTCGAGTGTTATGAGTTCTGTTGGCATACAAGAACAGCTAGTTCCTGTTATCCACCGCTTGATCACCTCCTTGGAGAACGTTTCTCACGGTGGTAGCAATTGGACAGCTGAAGCTTCTCCATCACTTCATGCTGGTCTTTCTCCATCACCAAGTAGTGCCAATGGTCAAATTGAAGTTGCCAATTCTACAAAAGCCCCTCTCTTGGGGAAGTCCAGCAAGCAAGACAAGAAGAAGGCTAAAGAGCATGTGATTGCAATGAGAGACATCGAGTTGGAGGAACATAGGAAATCTACGGATAGAGGAGTCAGTATTGACTCAGCTAATTCGGGTTCCAATAACCAAGCTGGAGCAGGTTCTTCAATTGCATTACAAAAGGATTTGGGATCAATGAGGATTAGGTCAGGTTCTCAAAGCATTCGAAAGAAGTGGTGCCGCCAAGTGCGAATTGTCCTTGCCGTTGATGCAGCTGTTTGTGTTATACTGTTTGTGATTTGGTTATGGATTTGTCATGGTATCGAGTGCATCCGTTGA